The Niallia alba genome includes a window with the following:
- a CDS encoding RDD family protein yields the protein MVTTIQIEENEKHPQYAGFWIRFGAWAIDSIILGIPLLILSNVIFALFVNSMEVPEELLIDPTSIDTLSDAEILSIAGPMMLAFFGTMIVCMIFSLFYYTLFHASKWQATIGKKLLGLKVTDKNGKRLSFWRSLGRYLVSSLLSSILLIGFILAAFTEKKQALHDLIVGSVVIKK from the coding sequence ATGGTTACAACAATACAAATAGAAGAAAATGAAAAGCATCCACAATATGCTGGATTTTGGATTCGTTTCGGGGCATGGGCAATCGATAGTATCATTCTCGGTATACCTTTACTAATTCTTTCGAATGTTATCTTTGCTCTGTTTGTGAATTCAATGGAAGTTCCTGAGGAATTATTGATTGATCCAACGAGTATAGATACGTTATCTGATGCTGAAATTTTATCAATCGCTGGTCCTATGATGCTTGCTTTCTTTGGAACGATGATCGTATGTATGATATTTAGTCTTTTTTACTATACTCTGTTTCATGCATCTAAATGGCAAGCTACAATTGGAAAAAAACTATTAGGCTTAAAGGTAACGGATAAAAATGGAAAGAGACTTTCTTTCTGGAGAAGCTTAGGGAGATACTTAGTTTCTAGTCTATTATCAAGTATTTTGTTAATTGGTTTCATACTTGCAGCATTTACAGAGAAAAAACAAGCATTACATGATTTAATAGTAGGTTCAGTTGTAATCAAAAAATAA